The following proteins are encoded in a genomic region of Reichenbachiella sp.:
- a CDS encoding RluA family pseudouridine synthase, producing MQEEPLEEDLYEHHRIVADPGQEILRLDKFLMDRLPNVTRNKLQAGIKDGFIKVNDKEIKPNYKVHPGDVVIVALPEPPKDTDIVPEDIDINIIFEDDDLLVVNKEPGMVVHPAYQNWSGTLVNALAYHFNNLPTMPNNDGRPGLVHRIDKDTSGLLVIAKSEKAMTSLAKQFFDHSIERTYYALIWGEPEEDKGTIDVNLGRSLKDRRVTAAFPENDHGRKAITHYKVIKRLRYVSLIQCNLETGRTHQIRAHMKHIGHPLFNDVTYGGDKILKGTTFTKYRQFVENCFKIIPRQALHAKSLGFIHPTTNKFVQFDSELPQDLQEVIAKWEHYVNHID from the coding sequence ATGCAAGAGGAACCATTAGAAGAAGATTTATACGAACATCACAGAATAGTAGCCGATCCGGGACAAGAAATTTTGCGATTAGATAAATTTCTTATGGATCGTTTGCCAAATGTAACACGTAATAAACTGCAAGCTGGTATAAAGGATGGTTTCATCAAAGTCAATGACAAGGAGATCAAACCAAACTACAAAGTGCATCCTGGAGATGTGGTAATTGTAGCACTACCTGAGCCACCAAAGGATACGGATATTGTTCCAGAAGATATTGATATTAATATCATTTTTGAAGACGATGATTTGCTCGTGGTCAACAAAGAACCCGGGATGGTAGTGCATCCAGCTTATCAAAACTGGTCAGGCACTTTGGTAAATGCATTGGCTTATCATTTTAACAACTTACCTACCATGCCCAATAATGATGGTCGCCCCGGGCTCGTCCATCGTATTGATAAAGACACTTCTGGCTTACTTGTCATTGCAAAAAGTGAAAAGGCTATGACAAGCCTGGCCAAACAATTTTTTGATCATAGTATCGAAAGAACGTATTATGCCTTGATATGGGGTGAGCCAGAAGAAGACAAAGGCACGATCGATGTAAATCTGGGAAGGAGCTTGAAAGACCGAAGAGTAACAGCAGCATTTCCAGAAAACGACCATGGAAGAAAAGCCATCACACATTACAAAGTCATCAAAAGGTTGCGATATGTATCGCTAATCCAATGCAATTTGGAAACGGGTCGGACTCATCAAATTCGAGCCCATATGAAACACATTGGTCATCCACTTTTTAATGACGTAACCTACGGTGGAGATAAAATATTAAAAGGTACCACTTTCACCAAATACAGGCAGTTTGTTGAAAACTGTTTTAAAATAATTCCTAGACAAGCACTACACGCAAAGTCTCTAGGTTTTATTCATCCAACCACTAATAAATTTGTTCAATTCGACTCTGAGTTGCCCCAGGATCTCCAAGAAGTGATTGCAAAATGGGAGCACTATGTCAATCACATAGATTAA